The following proteins are encoded in a genomic region of Coleofasciculus sp. FACHB-T130:
- a CDS encoding Uma2 family endonuclease codes for MISSSSSAVQQNLVTDTWIKAPWEEFIALADNPAYEKGKFFYHHGYMRIEMAAFGPLHARENSIVSSVVKMFATLRNIRIVELNNATFRQRGVGEFQPDLSYYIGAEFQLPPRTNSPINLNEFQSPALVIEIGASSVNDDLGMKRLIYERVGVREYWVVDASADDAIAFSISDGRSGEIQESLVLPGLTLSLVEEALQRSQTEDDGAITRWLLQSFS; via the coding sequence ATGATTTCTAGTTCATCATCGGCTGTACAACAGAATTTAGTGACAGATACCTGGATAAAAGCACCTTGGGAAGAATTTATTGCACTAGCTGATAATCCTGCTTATGAAAAGGGTAAATTTTTCTATCATCACGGCTACATGAGGATTGAAATGGCAGCATTTGGACCACTTCATGCTAGGGAAAATTCTATTGTTTCTAGCGTAGTGAAGATGTTTGCTACACTTAGAAATATTAGAATTGTAGAGTTAAACAATGCCACTTTTCGCCAAAGAGGGGTAGGCGAATTTCAACCGGATTTGTCTTATTATATCGGCGCTGAGTTTCAATTACCACCACGAACAAACTCGCCAATCAATTTGAATGAGTTTCAATCCCCTGCCTTAGTGATTGAAATTGGGGCGTCATCGGTGAATGACGATTTGGGGATGAAGCGGTTAATTTATGAACGTGTAGGAGTGAGGGAATATTGGGTCGTTGATGCGAGTGCAGATGATGCGATCGCATTCTCTATTTCCGATGGGCGGAGTGGTGAAATCCAGGAGTCGTTGGTATTGCCGGGATTGACGCTTTCCCTGGTTGAAGAAGCACTGCAACGCAGCCAAACCGAGGATGATGGAGCAATTACTCGCTGGCTGCTACAATCATTTAGCTAA
- a CDS encoding Uma2 family endonuclease produces MNLKTETTIEALYRIPENGKAEIVNGELVLMAATGFLPGRAGGEIYVSLRDYERSTKSGYALPDNVGFIVNLPNRRSFSPDAAFYIGNPSGGKFLEGAPVFAAEVRSENDYGEAAEAEMAAKRRDYFAVGTLVVWDVDVLKAEVVKVYRASNPSKPQVYRRGEVAEAEPAVPGWLMAVDDLFV; encoded by the coding sequence ATGAATTTAAAAACAGAAACAACAATTGAAGCTTTATACCGCATACCGGAGAATGGCAAAGCGGAAATTGTAAATGGAGAATTGGTACTGATGGCGGCGACAGGGTTTCTGCCAGGACGTGCAGGAGGTGAAATATATGTTAGCCTGCGCGATTACGAACGCAGCACCAAAAGTGGTTATGCTTTGCCTGATAATGTTGGCTTTATTGTCAATCTTCCAAACCGCCGCTCTTTCAGCCCTGATGCTGCATTCTACATCGGCAACCCTAGCGGCGGAAAGTTCTTAGAAGGGGCACCCGTTTTTGCTGCTGAAGTGAGAAGCGAGAATGATTACGGTGAGGCAGCAGAAGCGGAAATGGCAGCCAAGCGTCGGGATTACTTTGCGGTGGGTACGCTGGTGGTATGGGATGTAGATGTACTCAAGGCGGAAGTTGTCAAGGTGTATCGTGCTAGCAATCCCTCAAAGCCGCAAGTTTACCGTCGTGGTGAGGTGGCTGAAGCTGAACCCGCGGTGCCGGGATGGTTGATGGCAGTAGACGATTTGTTTGTTTAG
- a CDS encoding AAA family ATPase yields the protein MKLTSIKLCNFRQFYGKTPEILLSCGEEENTTIIHGNNGAGKTTLLNAFTWVLYEKFSAAFASQEQLVNKRSLAEAKPGFPAECWVEVTWEHNDKRYRAKRECRAYKGATIEKGESKLYMQIAGDDGIWRLPTQHPEDIIGRILPESLHQYFFFDGERIEQIVRSEKKEEIAEATKKLLGVEVLNRAIKHLGEARKTLEAELKAIGDSQTHQLLKKKEQREKESDRLSNRQTEIGEELAAQQTLKKEISNQLRELDAAKSLEEERKSLEEQKAVNQQNLKRSQEALKRAISTQGYTVLLSETTAAFRAIIDNLRQRGELPSGIDRQFVTNLLYQQRCICGTELHEGTAAYGNVEGWLDKAGIAAVEETAIRMSAQVDEIDKQAPAFWEEVDTEQANIAQCRQAISQIETQLDEIREKLRKDPSEEIRNFQKRLDEIETKIRDLTLEEGENRQKIADIQIEVESLGKQIAKHEMNEAKQALAQRRIAAVQDAIERLTEVRARLDQQFRVQLEKRVQEIFSEISFTPYIPKLSEKYELTLVENTAGSESPVAASTGENQILSLSFIGSIIDRVREWSHKEMLMVPDSSTFPIVMDSPFGSLDEIYRRQIAKTIPRLANQLVVLVTKTQWRGEVAAEIATRIGRQYVLTYYSSKPECEKDSIELNGNDYDLVRQSPNEFEYTEIVEVDYDF from the coding sequence ATGAAGCTAACTTCCATCAAATTATGCAATTTTCGGCAATTTTATGGTAAAACTCCAGAAATTTTGCTTTCCTGTGGAGAGGAAGAAAATACTACGATTATCCACGGCAATAATGGTGCGGGAAAAACAACGCTGTTAAATGCATTTACGTGGGTATTGTACGAGAAATTTAGTGCCGCTTTTGCTTCACAAGAGCAGCTGGTGAATAAGCGATCGCTTGCAGAAGCCAAACCAGGCTTTCCAGCAGAATGCTGGGTAGAAGTTACTTGGGAACATAACGATAAACGCTACCGAGCAAAACGCGAGTGTCGCGCTTATAAGGGTGCAACTATTGAGAAAGGCGAAAGCAAGCTGTATATGCAAATCGCCGGAGATGATGGAATTTGGAGATTGCCTACCCAGCATCCAGAAGATATCATTGGGCGAATCTTACCAGAAAGTTTGCATCAGTATTTCTTTTTTGATGGAGAGCGAATTGAGCAAATTGTTCGCTCCGAAAAAAAGGAGGAAATCGCTGAAGCAACGAAAAAACTTTTGGGAGTCGAAGTTTTAAATCGTGCCATCAAGCATCTGGGGGAGGCAAGAAAAACCCTAGAAGCTGAGTTAAAAGCAATTGGTGACTCTCAAACTCACCAGTTATTAAAGAAAAAAGAGCAGCGAGAGAAAGAAAGCGATCGCTTATCTAATCGTCAAACTGAAATTGGGGAAGAGTTAGCAGCTCAACAGACGCTGAAAAAAGAAATTAGCAACCAGTTACGGGAACTCGATGCGGCTAAAAGTTTAGAAGAAGAACGAAAATCTCTGGAAGAACAGAAAGCTGTCAATCAACAAAATCTCAAAAGAAGCCAGGAAGCATTAAAACGGGCTATTTCAACCCAAGGTTACACCGTTTTACTATCAGAGACAACAGCAGCATTCCGAGCGATTATTGATAATTTACGACAGCGAGGCGAGCTACCCTCTGGCATCGATCGGCAATTTGTCACTAATTTATTATATCAGCAACGCTGTATTTGCGGTACGGAATTGCATGAGGGAACTGCTGCTTATGGAAATGTTGAAGGTTGGCTAGATAAAGCAGGAATTGCGGCTGTTGAGGAAACTGCGATTCGCATGAGTGCCCAAGTAGATGAAATTGATAAGCAAGCACCGGCATTTTGGGAAGAGGTGGATACAGAGCAAGCGAATATTGCTCAGTGTAGACAAGCCATTTCTCAAATAGAAACGCAACTAGATGAAATTAGGGAGAAGTTAAGAAAAGATCCCAGTGAGGAAATTCGCAACTTTCAAAAGCGGTTAGATGAAATTGAAACTAAAATTCGAGATTTAACTCTAGAAGAAGGCGAGAATCGCCAAAAAATTGCCGACATTCAAATTGAAGTTGAAAGCTTAGGGAAGCAAATTGCTAAACATGAGATGAATGAGGCAAAGCAAGCGCTAGCCCAGCGACGAATTGCCGCAGTCCAGGATGCAATTGAGCGATTAACCGAAGTGCGAGCGCGTCTCGATCAACAGTTCCGCGTGCAGCTAGAAAAGCGAGTACAAGAAATATTTAGCGAAATTTCCTTTACTCCCTATATCCCAAAGCTTAGTGAAAAATACGAGCTAACATTAGTAGAAAATACCGCCGGTTCAGAGTCACCCGTTGCCGCTTCTACGGGAGAAAATCAAATTCTCAGCTTATCGTTTATCGGTAGCATTATCGATAGGGTTCGCGAGTGGAGCCATAAGGAAATGCTGATGGTACCAGATAGCAGCACGTTTCCAATTGTGATGGATTCTCCCTTCGGAAGTTTGGATGAAATTTATCGGCGGCAAATTGCGAAGACGATTCCCAGATTAGCAAATCAGTTAGTGGTTTTAGTCACTAAAACTCAATGGCGCGGTGAAGTAGCCGCAGAAATCGCTACTCGGATTGGTAGGCAATATGTATTGACTTATTACTCTTCTAAGCCGGAATGCGAAAAAGATTCGATTGAATTAAACGGAAACGATTACGATTTAGTTAGGCAAAGTCCTAACGAGTTTGAATATACCGAGATTGTAGAGGTGGATTATGATTTCTAG
- a CDS encoding DUF3370 family protein, whose translation MVKTLKFLTNPAVTSVLFVSLLGLSTPSTAAFSDIQSHWAKDCITQLAQRKLVTGYPDGSFRPEATVTRAEAAVLMLNAFPNAPVKRSSTAFRDVPASHWANKAIATAYQKGFFSGYPGGIFQPSQAIPRVQAIGVIAGAANYPIPENVSQTLGQYFNDAAQIPSYAQNAIASAAVGTLVVNYPNVKQLNPNRSATRGEVAASMCRALNIYTIPPQYIAGVEVQPMEVRALPGKLDAVPTFNSNSPELVTTEGILLSTFPPAGKQVPEAHLNFPFQGRFDLFSHHIARAENSSQTRTLYQGVILHNPGDQPATVEVLQAASYLSTPDAPFISLPDIQDNPNGTVYSGPGSRTMNDVLRGIRQEKFSQKVTIPPGQSQMLMNQPIPVKAPSSNGRSTMMRLSSDRPIYVANLAMNAPRNGNGSERTPTLAEWQKLLNTGGLAGKRDPIPTPLDPPREPTVFSRVAGVSQGAQWQAQMTDGSNSSDLTIPQPGKAFSYVLGTLHLITLGTKQIQSAPMLVRYPDTAYFAHSNYGVEYNLTLPLKNSTNQTQTVTVSVQTPLKDEGGTDRLLFLNPLTKQVFFRGTVRLRYNDDNGVEKTRYMHLVQRRGQAGEPLVTLKMPPGDKRLVQVDFLYPPDSTPPQVLTISTNG comes from the coding sequence ATGGTTAAAACTCTCAAATTCTTAACAAATCCTGCCGTTACTTCCGTTCTTTTTGTGTCTCTGTTGGGTTTATCAACGCCCAGTACTGCCGCTTTTTCTGACATTCAAAGCCATTGGGCGAAAGATTGCATTACTCAGTTAGCCCAAAGAAAGTTAGTGACGGGCTACCCGGATGGCAGCTTTCGCCCAGAAGCAACGGTGACACGCGCTGAGGCGGCGGTGCTGATGTTGAATGCCTTCCCGAATGCGCCAGTAAAGCGTAGCAGCACAGCTTTTAGAGATGTGCCTGCTAGTCACTGGGCGAATAAAGCGATCGCAACCGCTTATCAAAAAGGCTTTTTTTCGGGTTATCCAGGCGGGATTTTTCAACCGAGTCAAGCCATTCCCAGAGTGCAAGCAATCGGCGTTATAGCAGGTGCGGCAAATTATCCCATCCCGGAAAATGTCAGTCAGACGCTGGGGCAGTATTTTAACGATGCGGCACAGATTCCCAGTTATGCCCAAAATGCGATCGCTTCCGCCGCCGTGGGCACCCTTGTCGTCAATTATCCCAACGTCAAACAACTCAACCCCAATCGCAGCGCCACCAGAGGCGAAGTGGCAGCGTCGATGTGTCGGGCGTTAAACATTTATACGATTCCGCCGCAGTATATAGCCGGGGTGGAAGTGCAACCGATGGAGGTGCGGGCTTTACCGGGAAAACTGGATGCAGTTCCCACCTTTAACAGCAACAGTCCCGAACTCGTGACAACTGAAGGCATTCTGCTGTCTACCTTCCCCCCGGCAGGCAAACAGGTGCCGGAAGCGCATTTAAATTTCCCCTTCCAGGGACGATTTGATTTATTTTCTCACCACATCGCCAGGGCAGAAAATTCCTCGCAAACGCGCACCCTGTACCAAGGCGTGATTTTGCACAATCCCGGCGATCAACCTGCCACTGTCGAAGTGCTGCAAGCAGCAAGTTACCTTTCCACTCCCGATGCGCCGTTTATTTCCTTGCCAGATATTCAAGATAATCCTAACGGCACCGTCTACTCTGGCCCTGGCAGTCGGACGATGAACGATGTGCTGCGAGGAATTAGGCAGGAGAAATTCTCCCAAAAGGTGACAATTCCACCGGGACAAAGCCAAATGCTGATGAATCAGCCAATTCCGGTGAAGGCTCCTTCATCCAATGGTCGCTCCACAATGATGCGGTTGTCGAGCGATCGCCCAATTTATGTTGCCAATTTAGCCATGAATGCCCCCCGCAATGGCAATGGCAGTGAGAGGACACCCACCTTGGCTGAATGGCAAAAGCTGCTGAATACAGGCGGTTTGGCGGGGAAGCGCGATCCAATTCCCACACCGTTAGATCCTCCCAGAGAACCTACAGTTTTTAGCCGCGTGGCGGGTGTGTCCCAAGGGGCACAATGGCAAGCACAAATGACCGATGGTTCTAATTCCTCAGATTTAACGATTCCTCAGCCGGGGAAAGCGTTTTCTTATGTATTAGGCACTCTGCATCTCATTACCCTCGGCACAAAGCAAATTCAAAGCGCCCCGATGCTAGTTCGCTATCCCGATACGGCGTATTTTGCCCACAGCAACTATGGGGTGGAATACAATCTCACTTTGCCGCTAAAAAACTCTACTAATCAAACCCAAACTGTTACTGTATCCGTGCAAACACCCCTGAAAGATGAGGGAGGAACCGATAGACTTTTGTTCTTAAATCCTCTCACTAAGCAAGTGTTTTTTCGAGGCACAGTCAGGTTGCGTTACAACGATGATAATGGAGTGGAAAAGACGCGCTACATGCATCTGGTACAGCGACGCGGACAAGCGGGAGAACCATTGGTAACGCTAAAGATGCCGCCAGGTGACAAAAGACTTGTACAGGTAGATTTTCTCTATCCTCCAGATTCCACACCGCCGCAGGTTCTCACCATCAGCACAAATGGGTAA
- a CDS encoding class I SAM-dependent methyltransferase, producing MHESESLLSLIGERIANSPNQRITFAQYMEWVLYEPDYGYYATNAVNIGPEGDFFTAPNLGADFGELLAEQFVQMWDILGRPAQFTLVEMGAGQGLLAADILLHLHQHHPAFFNALEYLIVEKAAGLISQQQQVLQKLAPIFAQTQGATPVRWCSLEEIPSASITGCFFSNELVDALPVHQFAIAQGKLREIYVTTPDGTQIEEVIGELSTPQLAEYFDLVGIELPSAAYQDGYRSEINLAAGAWLSTVADKLKRGYLLTIDYGYPAARYYNPQRSQGTLQCYYQHRHHNDPYVQIGQQDITAHVDFTALERWGDRCGLALVGFTKQALFLMALGLGDRIAALSHSDRPIAEQQSIMDVLRRRDALHQLIDPTGLGGFGVLVQCKGLSEEERKLKLKGLTMP from the coding sequence ATGCACGAGTCTGAATCGCTCTTGAGCTTAATTGGTGAGCGAATTGCCAACAGTCCCAACCAGCGGATTACCTTTGCTCAGTATATGGAGTGGGTGCTGTACGAGCCGGACTACGGCTACTATGCCACCAACGCCGTCAACATTGGGCCGGAAGGTGATTTTTTTACCGCTCCCAATCTAGGTGCCGACTTTGGCGAACTGCTGGCTGAGCAATTTGTCCAAATGTGGGATATTTTGGGACGTCCGGCGCAATTTACGCTTGTGGAAATGGGGGCGGGACAAGGACTCCTAGCAGCAGATATTCTGCTGCATTTACACCAGCATCATCCAGCATTCTTTAATGCTTTAGAGTACCTGATCGTTGAAAAGGCAGCGGGGCTAATTTCTCAACAGCAGCAGGTGTTGCAAAAATTAGCCCCAATATTCGCCCAAACGCAAGGCGCTACACCCGTTAGGTGGTGTTCTCTGGAGGAGATACCTAGCGCTTCCATCACCGGCTGCTTTTTTTCTAATGAGTTGGTGGATGCATTGCCGGTGCATCAGTTTGCGATCGCGCAAGGGAAGCTCCGAGAAATCTATGTTACCACGCCGGATGGAACCCAAATTGAGGAAGTAATTGGCGAACTTTCTACGCCTCAACTGGCTGAGTATTTTGATTTAGTAGGGATTGAGTTGCCCTCTGCTGCTTATCAGGATGGCTATCGCAGTGAGATTAATCTAGCCGCTGGTGCTTGGCTGAGTACAGTTGCCGACAAGCTCAAGCGCGGATATTTATTGACGATTGACTACGGCTACCCAGCGGCTCGATATTACAATCCCCAGCGGAGTCAGGGGACGCTTCAGTGTTATTACCAGCATCGGCACCATAACGATCCTTACGTGCAGATTGGGCAACAGGATATCACCGCTCATGTGGATTTTACTGCCTTGGAGCGTTGGGGCGATCGCTGCGGCTTGGCATTGGTGGGTTTTACGAAACAGGCATTATTTCTGATGGCGCTGGGATTGGGCGATCGCATTGCTGCCCTTTCCCATAGCGATCGCCCGATTGCCGAGCAGCAAAGCATTATGGATGTGCTGCGCCGTCGTGACGCCCTACACCAGCTCATCGATCCAACGGGATTGGGTGGTTTTGGCGTACTGGTGCAGTGCAAAGGGCTAAGCGAGGAAGAGAGAAAGCTAAAGCTCAAAGGTTTGACGATGCCATAA
- the dndE gene encoding DNA sulfur modification protein DndE yields the protein MEPPIDRIRLSQTAKDQLSKLKRNTKIDQWNILCRWAFCRSLAEPTIPSPVPIPADSNVEMTWRVFGGELSDILLIALKQRCHNDRLGTDRETLATQFRLHLHRGIGYLAGDPNIKKIENLIEVAETIKNEKANF from the coding sequence ATGGAACCACCCATTGACCGTATTCGCCTGTCTCAAACAGCCAAAGATCAGCTAAGTAAGCTCAAGCGCAACACCAAAATCGATCAGTGGAATATTCTTTGCCGCTGGGCATTTTGTCGCTCTCTGGCAGAGCCAACAATCCCTTCGCCGGTGCCAATTCCAGCAGATAGTAATGTCGAAATGACTTGGCGCGTCTTTGGAGGAGAATTGTCTGATATTCTGTTAATTGCCTTAAAACAGCGCTGCCATAACGATAGATTAGGAACCGATCGGGAGACTTTGGCGACTCAATTTCGCCTGCATTTGCATCGCGGGATTGGTTATTTAGCAGGAGATCCAAATATCAAGAAAATTGAAAATTTAATTGAAGTTGCTGAAACAATTAAAAACGAAAAAGCAAATTTTTAA
- a CDS encoding SAM-dependent methyltransferase, with the protein MEVSPNTARIIDYWLGGSHYFPIDVEAAKVCAGVYPDFPTVFRKLRDYIGQVSRYIESQGINQVIVFGSGLPTCGNVHEVVPQAKVLYTDIDRANIKLGQEILAENSNAGYTFCDATNLDTLEQSVVAQVLGSIRRLGMVFVGVAAFIPDEIMTQMLDQLYDWAPAGSFLALDFDGEAGIVYPEMLELLDSMGAHVYMRNPETIRALLGRWQLTEHGILPVEAWQADLSAKPIEASEPVFMYGCVVYK; encoded by the coding sequence ATGGAAGTTTCTCCCAACACAGCCCGGATAATTGATTATTGGCTTGGCGGTTCTCATTACTTCCCAATTGATGTGGAAGCAGCCAAAGTTTGTGCCGGAGTATATCCTGATTTCCCAACCGTTTTTCGCAAGTTACGAGACTACATTGGTCAGGTATCCCGCTATATCGAATCTCAGGGAATTAACCAAGTTATTGTTTTTGGTTCCGGATTACCAACTTGTGGGAATGTGCATGAAGTTGTACCGCAAGCAAAGGTTCTTTATACCGATATCGATCGAGCAAATATCAAACTGGGTCAAGAGATTTTAGCCGAGAACTCGAACGCTGGCTACACCTTCTGCGATGCGACAAACCTGGATACCCTGGAGCAATCGGTTGTTGCACAAGTGCTAGGGTCAATTCGGCGTTTAGGTATGGTTTTTGTCGGTGTTGCAGCCTTTATCCCTGATGAAATTATGACCCAGATGCTCGATCAACTTTATGATTGGGCACCGGCGGGTAGTTTCTTGGCGCTGGATTTTGATGGTGAAGCGGGGATCGTGTATCCGGAAATGCTAGAACTATTGGACTCGATGGGGGCGCATGTTTATATGCGTAATCCCGAAACGATCCGAGCGCTGCTGGGACGCTGGCAATTAACTGAGCATGGTATCCTGCCAGTTGAGGCGTGGCAGGCTGACTTATCGGCAAAACCAATTGAGGCTAGCGAGCCAGTTTTTATGTATGGCTGCGTAGTTTATAAATAA